One stretch of Corynebacterium auriscanis DNA includes these proteins:
- a CDS encoding ribonuclease HII, translating to MEAELTAAGLGPVAGVDEAGRGACCGPISIAACILPEGDLPELTRLTDSKKLTEKRREELFGVIKKVATAYAIVHIPAEEIDKLGIQHANVSGMRRAVAKLDVIPGYVLTDAMRVPGLAQPHLPVLKGDQMARCISAASVLAKVSRDRLMREIDQQYPGYGLAGHKGYGTKAHMDAVSLHGGTPYHRYTYSNVAAAQAVWLNNGG from the coding sequence ATGGAGGCGGAGCTCACCGCTGCCGGCCTGGGGCCCGTAGCGGGCGTGGATGAAGCTGGTCGGGGCGCGTGTTGCGGTCCCATCAGCATTGCGGCGTGCATCCTGCCGGAGGGGGACTTGCCCGAGCTGACGCGACTCACGGATTCCAAAAAGCTCACGGAAAAGCGACGTGAGGAACTTTTTGGCGTCATTAAAAAAGTAGCCACGGCCTACGCCATCGTGCACATTCCGGCAGAAGAAATCGACAAGCTGGGCATTCAGCACGCCAATGTGTCCGGTATGCGGCGGGCAGTGGCGAAGCTGGATGTGATTCCGGGGTATGTGCTGACGGACGCGATGCGCGTGCCAGGGCTAGCTCAGCCGCATTTGCCGGTACTGAAGGGCGATCAGATGGCGCGGTGCATTAGTGCTGCGAGTGTGCTGGCCAAAGTTAGTCGCGACCGGTTAATGAGGGAGATTGATCAGCAGTATCCCGGTTATGGTTTAGCAGGTCACAAAGGTTATGGCACGAAGGCTCACATGGACGCGGTGAGTCTACACGGTGGCACCCCATATCACCGCTACACTTACTCCAATGTGGCCGCAGCACAGGCGGTGTGGCTGAACAATGGTGGTTAA
- the lepB gene encoding signal peptidase I encodes MVSSTIVSHESEAAPAKPEKQKKTYPWWVEMPIIIVVTMLLLGAFNTFVGRMYLIPSESMEPTLHGCAGCTPDRIFVNKLAYRGDKQPEAGDVIVFVGTDSWNETYTSKRSSNAVVGGLQTAGEKIGLLAPDENTLVKRVIATEGQTVQCRKGDPGIMVNGKKIDDSYTMNPPVNPIDTTRGSRECQGNYFGPITIPDNSLWMMGDNRTNSFDSRGHIGDQYQGTIPVDNVVGRVESIVLPFSRIGGVDSLPIQQ; translated from the coding sequence ATGGTATCCTCAACAATCGTGTCACATGAATCTGAAGCTGCCCCAGCGAAGCCCGAGAAGCAAAAAAAGACCTACCCATGGTGGGTAGAAATGCCGATCATCATCGTCGTGACGATGCTGTTACTAGGCGCCTTTAACACCTTTGTCGGGCGTATGTACCTCATCCCGTCGGAATCGATGGAACCCACCTTGCATGGCTGCGCAGGTTGCACGCCTGACCGTATCTTCGTGAATAAGCTGGCCTACCGTGGCGATAAGCAACCCGAGGCCGGTGACGTGATCGTGTTCGTGGGGACGGATTCGTGGAACGAGACTTATACCTCCAAGCGCAGCTCCAATGCCGTGGTGGGTGGACTGCAGACTGCTGGGGAAAAGATCGGCCTGCTGGCTCCAGATGAAAACACTCTAGTCAAGCGCGTGATCGCCACGGAGGGGCAGACCGTGCAGTGCCGCAAGGGTGACCCGGGGATTATGGTCAATGGCAAAAAGATCGACGATTCCTACACTATGAACCCGCCGGTCAACCCGATTGATACCACTCGGGGTTCCCGCGAATGCCAGGGCAACTACTTTGGCCCCATCACCATTCCGGATAACTCCCTGTGGATGATGGGGGACAACCGCACGAACTCCTTCGATTCCCGCGGTCACATTGGGGATCAGTACCAGGGCACGATTCCGGTGGATAACGTCGTGGGCCGAGTGGAATCTATCGTCTTACCGTTCAGCCGGATCGGTGGCGTGGATAGTCTGCCCATCCAGCAGTAG
- the rplS gene encoding 50S ribosomal protein L19: MNILDKVDAAFLRDDIPEFRAGDTLDVHVKVIEGSKSRVQVFRGVVIRRQNSGVRETFTVRKISFGIAVERTFPVHSPNIDHIDVLSRGKVRRAKLYYLRNLRGKAAKIKEKR; encoded by the coding sequence ATGAATATTCTTGACAAGGTCGATGCAGCATTCCTGCGCGACGACATCCCAGAATTCCGCGCCGGTGACACCCTTGACGTGCACGTCAAGGTTATCGAGGGCTCCAAGTCTCGTGTCCAGGTCTTCCGCGGTGTAGTTATCCGTCGCCAGAACTCCGGTGTACGTGAGACCTTCACTGTTCGCAAGATCTCCTTCGGCATCGCCGTGGAGCGCACCTTCCCAGTGCACTCTCCGAACATCGATCACATCGACGTTCTATCCCGCGGTAAGGTTCGCCGTGCGAAGCTGTACTACCTGCGCAACCTGCGCGGCAAGGCAGCCAAGATCAAGGAAAAGCGCTAA
- a CDS encoding Tex family protein: protein MTDSIASIIARELGVETSRVEATIALLDEGNTVPFIARYRKEITGGLDDSQLRTLETRLNYLRELAERKQVVLAAIEDQGKLTEELKQRILGVETKARLEDLYLPYKTTRRTKATIAREAGLEPLAEQLLSGTDTAPAELAAGYVTEGFDDAKAVLAGARAIVVENLATNADLVGEIREEYFKRGRVESAVVEGQESAGAKYRDYFEFDEPFEKLPSHRILALLRGESEGVLRVNFAAGDDDSFYEGLIAERAGLQPQGDAADKFRAECARFGWRTKLAVSSAVDVRMRLKERADQAAVDVFSRNLRDLLLAAPAGQRATLGLDPGYRNGVKCAVVDATGKVLDTIVVYPHTGAGTWDESRAALAQLVAKHKVELLAVGNGTASRETEKLAREVSDLIAQAGGEKPQAVIVSESGASVYSASEVAAREFPDMDVSLRGAVSIARRLQDPLAELVKIDPKSIGVGQYQHDVNQTLLAQGLDSVVESAVNSVGVDLNSASAQLLGRVAGVSSTVADNIVAYRDENGAFTSRKELLKVPRLGPKAFEQAAGFLRIRGGADPLDASAVHPEAYPLVRDIVERTGVAIEDLVGNSTVLSKLKPVDLATEQYGVPTVTDVLAELLKPGRDPRPTFKTANLADGVEKISDLKVGMVLEGTVTNVAAFGAFVDIGVHQDGLVHVSAMSHKFVRDPHDVVRSGQVVKVKVMEVDEARQRVGLSLRLDDEPGGRHKKKAPTPAPAPRGGMAAALKRAGFGGS from the coding sequence ATGACCGATAGCATCGCTAGCATCATTGCCCGTGAACTTGGGGTGGAGACCTCCCGTGTGGAGGCCACCATTGCCTTGCTCGACGAAGGCAACACAGTTCCCTTTATCGCCCGCTACCGTAAGGAAATCACGGGCGGACTCGATGACAGCCAACTGCGCACGCTAGAAACCCGCCTGAACTACCTGCGGGAATTGGCGGAGCGGAAGCAAGTTGTGCTCGCGGCCATTGAAGATCAGGGCAAACTCACAGAGGAGCTAAAACAGCGGATTCTAGGCGTCGAGACAAAAGCACGCCTAGAAGACCTATACCTTCCCTACAAAACAACGAGACGCACCAAGGCCACGATTGCGCGCGAGGCCGGGCTGGAGCCGCTGGCGGAGCAACTGCTGAGTGGTACCGATACCGCTCCGGCGGAGTTGGCAGCCGGTTACGTCACGGAAGGATTTGACGACGCTAAAGCGGTTCTCGCGGGGGCCCGAGCCATTGTGGTGGAAAACCTAGCGACGAACGCCGATCTGGTCGGGGAGATCCGCGAAGAGTACTTCAAGCGGGGGCGCGTGGAATCAGCCGTCGTGGAAGGGCAGGAGAGCGCGGGGGCAAAATATCGCGATTACTTCGAATTCGACGAGCCCTTTGAGAAGCTGCCGAGCCACCGGATTCTGGCCCTGCTGCGCGGGGAATCCGAAGGGGTTTTGCGGGTGAACTTCGCCGCAGGTGACGACGATAGCTTCTACGAGGGGCTCATCGCGGAACGGGCTGGTTTGCAACCACAAGGAGATGCCGCCGATAAGTTCCGCGCCGAGTGCGCCCGCTTTGGGTGGCGTACCAAGCTGGCAGTGAGTTCCGCGGTGGATGTGCGGATGCGGTTAAAGGAGAGGGCCGACCAAGCAGCCGTGGACGTGTTTTCCCGGAACCTACGCGACTTGCTGCTGGCCGCGCCCGCTGGTCAGCGAGCCACTTTGGGTTTGGACCCGGGGTACCGCAACGGTGTGAAGTGCGCGGTGGTTGATGCGACGGGCAAGGTGCTGGATACGATCGTGGTGTACCCGCACACCGGCGCGGGCACATGGGATGAATCCCGCGCAGCGCTGGCCCAACTGGTGGCCAAGCACAAGGTGGAACTGCTGGCGGTCGGCAATGGAACCGCCAGCCGCGAGACGGAGAAACTGGCGCGCGAGGTCTCGGACCTCATTGCCCAAGCTGGTGGTGAAAAACCACAGGCCGTCATCGTGAGTGAATCTGGCGCCAGTGTGTACTCCGCTAGCGAGGTGGCCGCGAGGGAATTCCCCGACATGGATGTATCACTTCGTGGTGCGGTCTCTATCGCGCGACGGTTGCAGGATCCGCTGGCAGAGTTGGTCAAAATCGACCCCAAATCCATCGGAGTGGGCCAGTACCAACACGATGTAAACCAAACGCTGCTGGCCCAGGGACTGGATTCCGTGGTGGAATCAGCCGTGAACTCCGTAGGCGTGGACCTGAACTCCGCCAGCGCCCAGCTGCTCGGCCGCGTGGCCGGTGTGAGCAGCACCGTGGCGGACAATATCGTGGCATATCGTGACGAAAACGGCGCGTTTACGTCCCGCAAGGAATTGCTCAAAGTGCCTCGGTTGGGGCCAAAGGCGTTTGAACAGGCTGCGGGATTCTTGCGCATCAGGGGTGGCGCGGACCCACTGGATGCCTCCGCCGTGCACCCCGAGGCTTACCCGCTGGTGCGCGACATCGTGGAACGCACGGGAGTGGCCATCGAGGACTTGGTGGGCAACTCGACGGTGCTGTCGAAGCTGAAGCCAGTGGATCTGGCGACCGAGCAATACGGAGTGCCAACAGTTACCGATGTACTAGCGGAACTCCTTAAGCCCGGTCGCGATCCGCGTCCGACCTTCAAAACAGCCAACCTCGCAGATGGTGTGGAAAAGATCAGCGACCTCAAGGTGGGCATGGTGCTGGAGGGCACGGTCACCAATGTGGCGGCATTCGGTGCGTTCGTGGATATTGGTGTACATCAGGACGGGCTGGTGCACGTCTCTGCCATGAGCCACAAATTCGTGCGCGATCCGCATGACGTCGTTCGCTCCGGCCAAGTGGTCAAGGTGAAAGTAATGGAGGTCGACGAAGCTCGGCAGCGCGTGGGCCTATCGCTACGCTTGGATGATGAACCGGGTGGGCGTCACAAGAAAAAGGCCCCCACGCCAGCCCCGGCGCCCCGCGGCGGTATGGCTGCAGCGCTCAAGCGCGCGGGATTTGGTGGATCCTAG
- a CDS encoding aldehyde dehydrogenase family protein, with the protein MTQKFFDPTTAKFLDGAFTNGTDHPATCYIDGKWQPAANGNTRTIICPADGTEVGKVSEASEEDTNRAIAAARKAFDSGVWSNVPAVERGKLLLRVAELIRENKDEFARAESADTGKRIVESELDMDDIANSFEYFGTLSQHAAGRVVDPGDANVRSRIEAEPVGVCGLITPWNYPLLQVAWKVAPALAAGNTFVLKQAELTPHTAMMLMGVLAEAGLPNGVANLITGAGADCGNPLSTNPDVDMVSFTGGLVTGKIIAKNAAETVKRVALELGGKNPNVIFADADFDAAVDNALNAAFVHSGQVCSAGARLVVEESIHDKFVEELARRAKLIKLGGPQDDAAETGPLISAEHREKVASYVEKAKQQGAKVLSGGRIPTAEDNESDHATGQTDLTAGMFYLPTILDGCDQSMDCVHDEAFGPTVTVETFRTEEEAIAIGNDTEYGLAGAVWTTDAGKAERIAAKLRHGTIWINDFHPYLPQAEWGGMKQSGNGRELGPTGLAEYQEFKHVYTNIAPAVTGWFKG; encoded by the coding sequence ATGACCCAGAAGTTTTTCGATCCAACCACAGCCAAATTCCTTGACGGTGCATTCACCAACGGCACCGATCACCCCGCCACCTGCTACATCGACGGGAAGTGGCAACCAGCCGCCAACGGCAACACACGCACCATCATCTGCCCTGCGGACGGTACCGAAGTGGGTAAGGTCTCCGAGGCCAGTGAAGAAGACACCAACCGTGCGATCGCCGCGGCTCGGAAGGCCTTTGACTCCGGCGTATGGTCCAACGTGCCCGCCGTGGAGCGTGGCAAGCTGTTGCTGCGCGTGGCCGAACTGATCCGGGAGAACAAAGACGAATTCGCCCGCGCCGAATCCGCGGATACAGGCAAGCGCATCGTCGAGTCCGAGTTGGACATGGATGACATCGCCAACTCTTTTGAATACTTCGGCACCTTGTCCCAGCATGCCGCAGGCCGGGTCGTGGATCCAGGGGACGCGAACGTTCGCTCCCGCATCGAGGCCGAGCCCGTGGGAGTGTGCGGACTCATCACACCGTGGAACTACCCGCTGCTGCAAGTCGCATGGAAGGTCGCCCCGGCCCTCGCCGCGGGGAATACGTTCGTGCTCAAACAAGCAGAGCTCACACCTCACACCGCGATGATGCTCATGGGCGTTCTGGCCGAGGCCGGTCTGCCCAACGGTGTAGCCAACCTCATCACCGGCGCCGGCGCTGACTGTGGTAACCCACTGTCCACCAACCCAGACGTGGATATGGTGAGCTTCACCGGTGGATTGGTCACCGGTAAAATCATTGCCAAGAACGCAGCAGAAACGGTCAAGCGCGTTGCTTTGGAACTCGGCGGCAAGAACCCCAATGTGATCTTCGCCGATGCGGACTTCGACGCTGCGGTGGATAACGCACTCAATGCAGCGTTCGTCCACTCCGGTCAGGTATGTTCCGCTGGCGCGCGCCTGGTTGTGGAAGAATCCATCCACGACAAGTTCGTCGAGGAACTGGCCCGCCGCGCCAAGCTGATCAAGCTGGGTGGCCCGCAAGACGATGCCGCGGAGACCGGCCCGCTGATCAGCGCGGAGCACCGGGAAAAGGTGGCGTCGTATGTGGAAAAGGCAAAGCAACAGGGGGCAAAGGTTCTCAGCGGTGGTCGCATTCCTACCGCAGAGGACAACGAATCGGATCACGCGACCGGGCAGACTGATCTGACCGCGGGCATGTTTTACCTGCCGACCATCCTAGATGGCTGCGATCAATCCATGGACTGCGTTCACGACGAGGCCTTCGGGCCCACTGTCACCGTGGAGACGTTCCGTACCGAAGAAGAAGCCATTGCGATCGGTAACGACACCGAGTATGGCTTAGCTGGCGCGGTGTGGACCACCGACGCCGGAAAGGCAGAGCGGATCGCTGCGAAGCTCCGACACGGAACCATCTGGATCAATGACTTCCACCCCTACCTGCCCCAAGCGGAATGGGGAGGTATGAAGCAGTCGGGTAACGGGCGCGAGCTGGGGCCCACTGGTTTGGCTGAATACCAGGAATTCAAGCACGTCTACACCAACATTGCCCCGGCGGTTACTGGGTGGTTCAAGGGGTAA